The Pyrus communis chromosome 5, drPyrComm1.1, whole genome shotgun sequence region GAGCTTTTACCTCCTCAAGGCTTCTTTTTCGGAGAAAAACTTCGGTGGGAACTGCCATGCTAAGACTTTTTTTTCGGAAAAAAACTTCAATGGAAATTGTCGTGTAGCATGGCTGGTTTGAAGTACACACTTTAGAATCAAAGACGGTGAATGCCCCATCCAATTGAACCCTCAACCTTTTTCATTAGAGAGAGGTGGGTTTCCAAAATTCAGTTATTTTCCAAGCAAGGAATTTATTCtccttgcatttttttttttttttttttttttttgttttttttgtggaAGCATGCCCcatgtttttaatttgttaaaaaacGCATTCAACACTTCCACAATCATTCTAGCACTTTTTGCTAATCGAATCCTAAACTTGCATTTTTCCATATGGAGCGCTCTACTATAGTGATGGAAAATAATTACGTTATACATTCTGAtgtaggttcgattctcactgCTTCCTCTCCTCTCAAACAATTAACAATCCCATTAacgtaaaaaaaaatcctcaaCTTATTTTTACCAATGGAAAGCATTACTAATATGTGATTTTGATACCCCATTAAGGAGTTATGTTTTGATGACCAAGAGAATATTTCTGTCCATTCAAAATTTTATACCTTGAAATGGAGTGTGTGGGTAATTATTTCAAAGTTGTGTGTTTGTTGAAAACTTACTTTGAAATCATCTGtgtaattattataaatatgtTTGGGGCTTTTCAAGTAAAAATGTTTTGTAATAGTCAAAAGTGCTTCTAATTaaaaacttttagtttttttttttccctaaaaaaTTCAGCatatttataagaaaataacGTAGGTGCTTTTGAGCAAAATACTTCTTACAAAAGCAGTCAAAACAAACTTGTTGGGTGCAAAATGGGCCTAGTCCGTAGCCTATAAACGCGCACATTCCAGAACTTGTCCGGTGCGTTTAAATGGCGGCTACACGTCGCTATATGATAGGTACCAAAAATTAATGGACGAATTAGAATTtgggaattagggtttagggattAAAACATGCTGGGCAGAGCACAcagcttcttcttccccaactcACAACAACCCAAAGCCACAACCAGCTTCGAGAAGCCTCTGAATGAAAGACAAACCGCAAATACTCAGCTCAGTCACGACACATTCAACGATATGGTGAGCAAAATCGCGTCTTCCCCGCTGgctcttttgttttttcactCTCCATTTATATTCCCAAGTTCAAAATTTAATGTGATTTTGGTACTAGGGTTcgtaaagttttaatttttgtagaaATTTTGAATCGTGGTTGTTTGCATTGAATTTGGGTTTGCTGAAAAATTATGGGTTTGCATTGATAGATTGGTACAACAGGATTTCTACTAAATTTGACTCGTCCTATTGGCTTCCTGCTGTATGTACATGTACATACATACATCCATACGTACATAAATGTAGATATATATTTCTATTGGGAGGTGTAGAACAAAAGAATTGTAACGGCCACATGGAGAAAACTGGATCATGGGTTAATCTTAGGAGTAAAATGGTTAAACAACTTCTTTGGGTTCGCTAATCCAATTATTTTATCtaatctttgataaaatgtccACATTTTGATATGCATCCTTCCTGTTTTCTGGTCTGATTTGTTAGAAACCTGTGCACATTCAGCGGATGTTCAAATTTGGCTTTAAGATGGCAGGACTGTTCTGTCACATGATTCCATGCCCTATATGCATTTGAATCGATGTATCTGTCTCACATGCATATATTGTTTAAAACTATTGTTATCCACATTTAGAGGTCAGGACTGTGTAGTTAGTACCTTCATTTGGTTGTCCAAGTGAGATTTTGCGGTCTAATATTTGGCACCATGTGTGACTGTTAGATGACGGTGTCTTTCTGCATTGAACTATGTAAATGTTAAATGTTATTCCGAAAACTAGTGGGAGTGGTGTGTGACTGTTAGATGATGGTGTCTTTCTGCATTGAACTATGTAAATGTTATTCCAAAAACTAGTGGGAGTGCACCTTTGTTATGACATGGGGCAAATGGCCATTGGAATAATTGGAGGGGAACGAAGTCGGAAGGAGTTTTATCAGACTAAAAATGCCATTTACATTTAGTTCAGAAAGATTGGAGAGTTAAAATGACAAATTACATTCTGTAGAATTAACGAAATTTTAGATGTACTTCAGGCTACACCATTGTTGGCTGGTCTTGCAGTAGCTGCTACTGCCCTTGCTGGTAGATATGGTATCCAGGCTTGGCATGCGTTCAAGACACGACCACCAAAAGCTAGAATGCGGAAATTTTATGAAGGTGGCTTCCAGCCGACAATGACAAAGAGGGAAGCAGCTCTTATTCTTGGTATCAGGTAAGCAAGATTTTGTAATGTAGAATGCAGGATCTTTTCCTAGCTTATCCATTGCTGTTTATTCATCCATGGTCAAGGAAACTAAAAGGAATATTCTGTTCCTTGTATATAAATTATGAAATTGAATTGTCTACCGTCAAATTATAAGGAAACAACATTTTTTTGGAGAATTAAATAGTAGGTGCTTTTCTGTTTCATCATTTGGTAAGTCTTCATctcaaccaaaataaaaacagaGAATTGATTATTTTCTCGAGTCAAATACCTTGTACTTGACTTGTCTTAGAAGAGATATAGTTATCTGAACCAAGTCAAACTCTAAAAagaatgaagataggaaaggtTGGAGAGTGATACTTGACGCTTTAATGTTGAAGCCGTGCTCGTGTTGTATTCTCctgtgttttttttattggtttttaaGCAAAATTGATTTTCGTTTGGATGGTTTGACAGGGAAAGTGCAGCTGCAGACAAGGTCAAGGAAGCACATAGAAAGGTCATGGTCGCGAACCATCCTGATGCAGGTGGCAGTCATTACCTTGCTTCCAAAATCAATGAAGCTAAAGATGTGATGCTCGGGAAGACAAAGGGCAGCGGATCAGCATTTTGACACCATTTCGACGCCTTTGAAAATGCCTCGACTTCAAGTAGTGTGCTAATCAGTAAAATGCCCCCCTTCGCCTTCTCTCTCTAAGGTATTTTTGCTGGAATGTACGATCTTGAGAAACATGGAAATTCCATTGCACCTGTCTGTGTAGGTTCAAATTTTGTTCAAATTGATTGTATTCGAGTTTGTGATATTGAATGTCATAAAAAGAGGGCAAAGGAAAGGCCTTTCAGATGCTTTTAACATACTTTTAGCAGTTGAAATGCAATTTGAGACGAAAGGTGATTTCCGCACACTATTTTTCTCCTGTGTAGAAAGAGAAAAGGGGTGTGCAGTGATCTTTGAAATTTATGGATACAAAGATAGAGCACTCTGGTTTTGAACAATACTCCTATATGTACACATTCGCTCTCCCCCTAACATAAACGAAACAAAATATTGTCCTAATCTAATCAGATATGGCTACAACCAAAGGGTCGTTTGGTAGACTTGGGTTTAGTTAAGCCGGTTAAAGTAGTGTGCTCTACCCTTTATGCCTAAGTGTAAAACCTGCTCTCTGTAGTTTAGATGAATATAATGTAATTATTGCATCATTTgttgaaaaacacaaaaaaagtaTTCTACTAATAAGTATATATAATACATAAATCGGGTATTAAAAACACATAAGGAATTTGCGTATATGTCAAACCGTGATTAAGTTGTAAGAAGGAGCTGGTTTGAAAAATAAgattattacaaaaaaataaataaataaagattacAACACGCATACAACAATCCTAATACATTACATGGCAGGTGGCCGTTAGCTATCATAGTGGTCATTGTGCCTTGTGATCAAAGGAGGCAATACCAATAATTAGAGCACACAAAGCAATTGCTTAGAgcattatatataaaaatgctaaggagactctctgaaagtgaaatgtttatAGAATTTCTGTTATCTCACATTTTAAtgttaatttatgtgttaatattataaaacattgtgcaaaaAACGTGACAGAGAGTTTCAGTTTTAAGAGAATCTCCTCAGCATTTGTCTGTATATATATCCAGTACATATGGATTGCTAAACAGCAAAAGAATCTCCAATTAAGATGTTTGGATAAGTGACAATCACTCAAAAGTTTTATATGTGAAAAGTCCACAGATGTGGCCTTAGAAGTGGTTCTTTatgtacaaacaaataatgGGGTCATATGCTACACATTCTATTATTTGTTCATATACCTTTGTCAAGACATCACCTTTGGAATATTTGGAGACTGCATTTTGACAGATTATACTGTACATCTCTCTTAATAATAGTGGTACAATGTAGATTATACCGTACACCTCTATTTGAAAGGTGGTACAATGTAGTCTATCAAAATGCGGTAAATATTCTTATTGGATAGCATGAAAAGTGTAAAAATAATGATTGAGTCAAACCTACCAAGTTGTCTACACTACTTATTAATATaactctttttattaattaaaagaagGTGAAAAACTATTTAATCTTTTATCACGGAAAAAAATGATGGGGAATAATGTAACAttacaaaaccaaattttgctgtttttattgaagcctcacgTACATGTGGTTTTATTATATatccaatattataaaataaagataaaaaacgAAAACCTTTATTCCCACTCCCACCTTGTCTCTGTAACTCTCTCCTTTccatttaaaaaacaaattaaaaatattcacaCACATAAAGTGTATAGGCATATACtagtttaattatatattttcacTTAATAACATGAATTAATAAAAATACgtatatttcttaatttttagtcTCAATGACTTTATCAAATGAGGAGACAAAAATTGTGTTATTATTGGTTtgtacagttgatgaatggcGAGAAATCaagtgtcattttttttttataatttatttatattttcagaTTTATGAAAAATTTTGTCGAGCTTTTGATCGACCAATTATCTACCCCCTAAACTACCACAAACCACGAGATTCTAATTCAAAAGCATAacaatttttttggttgtttattACAATTTAGATAtataaatggataaaaatttggttggttttttgaggattttaaaaattgtgaattacctttctcaaaaaaaagaaaaaagaaaaaaacgaatTGTGAATTACAACAAAAACTAAGTGGCAAAAACAGAAGAACCCACGAGCTCAATGCAGTCCTGACGTCACCTTTTATCCATTCAGCATTCATTATCCGATAAATAAGATTActacaaaaaccaaataaataattaaataaacaaaaaaataaattcaaaatataagaataaaaaattgcaaaaatagATAGGCCTGGTCTTTAGCTCCCTCTTGTTCTTCActtcttgtttgtttttgttcatcttcttcttcctgctCCTCCATCCGCACCCAATTCCTCTCGCTCCCAAATGAAACGCAGATTCTGTCCAAGCCCATCAAAATCTGCAGTCTTTATCTGAATCTGGGCACCCCTTTTTCTgttttgggcacttgcttaccGTTTCATATGGCTTTCAATCCGTTTCTGCCATGCAGAAGTTGGCTCTCTCAACTCTGAAAGGTCGACAGAAGCGAAAAGTGGAGGGATTTGAAGCTGATTGGAGAAAAATGGAGCAACCCTTAATGCGCGCGTAGGGTTTCGGCGTTTCGGATTCAACGGTCGGTGCACCGCTTCGTATTCGGATCTCATCCGGTTGGTCCACAGTTCTGTATGGTGTAGTTCTTTTACTCTATGCTGTTTTATTGAAGAATCTAATCGGTGTTTGCTAAATTTGGAAgaaaatttgtgttttttttgtaTGCTTGTGTATGTAACGGTGATTGTGGATTGAAGTTTGGTGGTTACATATATCGGACTGAGAATTTTGAAGTGGTGTTAGTAATGGTGTCTGCGAATGACCCGATCGAATCGTTTTTCAATTCGATTCAGCTGGTTAAGGCAGCGCTTTCGCCGCTCGAATTGGGCGTTCGAAAAGCGGCCAAGGACTTTGAGTGTTGCTGGGCAGGCCATAAGAATAAGTTAAATGCTGCTGAATTTGTTACCCAATTCAGTGGTGGTGGTAACAATGGTAAAGTTAAGATCTTTGGGGGAAAGAAGAAAGCTGGTGACTGTGTGATGGTTGGCgaggagagaaagaaaggaatgttGGTTAAGGTTCCGATAAAGGCGTTATTTGGGAAGTTTTCGCCAAATTCGGGGAATGGAAATCGACCTGAGTTGTCGAATAGTGAGTTGAGAGAGAAGGATTGTGATAAGGAGGATGGGTCTTGTGCGAATTGCATGCAGTTTGCTGTCACTTGGTCTGTGTTAGTTAATAGTTTTGTTCAGGCATTTCCTGGTCCATTCAAATTGGGTAAGAAGCGGGTCCAGAAAATGAGCGATGACGACAAAGCGTGTTCTTGTAAAAAGCCAAAGGTTTTAGGTAACTTGAAACAGAGGGAGTCTAAGggacaaaatattaaaatgattCAGAATGAAGCCGTGTCacatgaagaaggaaaacatgTATCACTAGAATGCcttattggttttgtttttgatcaACTTACTCAGAATCTTCAGAGGTTTGATCAGGGTGTTCAAGAGAGTGATTGTAAACCTTGTGACACTTCCAGTGAGCCGCCCTCTTCCTCTCAGAATGACCATTTCAGGGTGATCATGGGTTTGTTTGAAGGTCGAAAAGCAGATGTAAATGGGTTTTTGGGAAACTTGACGTTTGCTAGAGTGGGAGGAGTGCCATCAGGCGTTGTTGGAGTATCGTCTTCAGTTGATGAAGAGGGTGATGAGGATGTTACTGCAAATAACCCGGCAGAATCAGCTGGCAATTCACCACAGAAGCTTGCTAGCGATTTACTTAATATTCCCCTATCAAATGTAGAGCGTTTGAGATCCACGCTATCCACTGTTTCATTCACCGAACTAATTGAACTTGTACCTCAGCTGGGGAGAACTTCTAAAGACTATCCTGACAAGAAGAAGCTATTCTCTGTCCAAGATTTCTTTAGATACACAGAGTCTGAAGGTATGTTGTCTCTGGTAACTTTGGCACTTGCTACTAATTGTGGAAATGCATGTTGTTTTGCCTAGAAATTGATGCTTGTTttcgtaaaagaaaaaaatttcaaaaaggaAATTTATTCATGCTGATTTTTACTCTTTCTATGAATTGAATTTGTAATATAAAAGCTATACGATGACGTTAACTTTTTCATTTCCATGCCTGTCCTTATTGTCGAAGGAGCCTTTATTTTGTCCACTGCCTTTATGTACCTGATGCTTCTGTGATGACTGGATCAGCTTAGCTTACCATTGGATAGGATTATCagtaaacaaagaaagatattGCCCTGTTGTTTATTGTTGAATTCTCGTAATATATACTCATATTGACTTAAATACTACATACACAAATACATGCATAAATAATCTCTTAGTGAGGCTGTTTCTTACTGAATCCTGTCtaagaatttatttattttccactCATAGTATGTACGCGTACACGTGTTTCTATATTGGTGTGTGAAAAATTTAGCTATAAGATACTTTAACCACAGTTTCTTTAGTGAAACACGTGTTTTAAAGTTACAAGTTGATTGATTCAAGATGTTCCTGGATTGCAAATACCATCCTTAATCAGCGTGCCTGTTCTGCGATTGTTTATGTTCCCTTTCTCttagctttaaaaaaaaaaaaaaaaaacaactctttACTGGCTTACCATGTTATAATTAGTGGAGGATACTAGTAAGTTTAAGATAATTTGTTTGATGATTATCTTGTCAATGCATGCTagtcataaaagaaaaaaatggtagTAAGAGACCAACCTAATACAAATCTAAGAGAAATCATcttattttcaactttgtcgAATTCATATGAGCTTTGCATTGGACGAAATAAATTAGCACATTACATGAACTCCATAAATGAAGGCCCTCATAACTTGTCCATCCAATATCTTACTTAGGAATAATTGTAAGGGCATCAACTATCCTGAAAGTACGTAGAGCATTGATGGACCGAGATACAGCAGTATGATAATTAAGCATGTGTTAATATTTGTCTGAATTTCTGAGAATGCCAACAAAATGCTTGCACTTTTCAAGTGATACAATGCATTGTTTTGGCATCCATAAACTTTCCATTGATACCTTTGAGTGGGAGAGCTAAAGTAATTATCACCCATCTTTACCTAATTGCTATATTTGATAGAGTGATGAAGCTCTTAaatagtttgtttgtttggccTCATCAAATATGTCCTTTTTCTTGTAAGATATTTCATTAACACATTTTACACCATGAACGTGTCTAGGAAGGAGATTCTTTGAAGAACTGGATAGAGATAGTGATGGGCAAGTCACTCTCGAAGATCTCGAAATTGCAATAAGAAAGAGAAAATTGCCACGGAGATATGCTAATGAGTTTATGCGCCGTACTAGACGTCacatattttcaaaatcatttggTTGGAAACAGTTTTTATCCTTGATGGAACAGAAGGAACCAACCATTCTACGAGCATATACTTCTTTATGCCTGAGCAAGTCTGGAACACTGCAGAAAAGCGAGGTATTGGCCTCACTTAAAAATGCAGGACTTCCAGCTAATGAAGACAATGCTGTTGCTATGATGCGGTTTCTCAATGGTGATACAGAAGGTTCTATATCTTATGGACATTTCAGGAATTTTATGCTCTTACTCCCGTCTGATAGACTTCAAGATGATCCTCGGTAAGATGGATTTTTCATTCAGTTAGTTTCCCTTTTAAGTTCAGCTGATGTCAGACTGGTTTTTCTGTTGAAACCTTCCATGGTTGGTTCCTGGATATAGTGTTGTTATAGCATGGAGTTTGATTCAAGTATtgattatttgttttctttcattctGGGTCTGAAATGGTAACTGTTCCATTCTTGGTAATTGATACATTTATGCGGAGaatgaatttttaatgaattagtAAAGCAGAATAAATTGAAAttcagaaataatatccatGTATATTTAAGAAATTCCCATTTGGCTAGTGTTCACAAGTTAGTAGGATACTCCTAGCTGATAgtaatttctttcaaaatacATACAGGAGTATCTGGTTTGAAGCTGCAACCGTTGTTGCCGTTGCTCCACCAGTGGAAATACCTGCTGGAAGCGTACTACGGTCTGCATTAGCAGGGGGGCTTGCTTGTGCTCTATCTACTTCTTTAATGCACCCAGTTGATACTATTAAGGCAAATTTTTTGTACTAGGAACTTGTACTCATGTACTCGGAGTTAAAAATTTCTGTAATCGGTGATGCTTCTCTTTAGTCTTCTATCCTAAAATGCATCATTTTTTTACGTTTGGCAGACTCAAGTACAAGCATCAACATTGACATTCCCTGAAATTATTTCCAAGCTTCCACAGCTTGGAGTGCGGGGATTATACAGGGGCTCAATTCCTGCAATTCTTGGACAGttttcaaggtttttttttctgcCCCCTTCCCAACCATAATATTATAAAGATGAATTAGCTATTTTAGCTAAATTTTGTGTAATTCTCCACCTTCTGGCTGATTTGTTATCGTCGCATTACAGTCATGGCTTGCGAACTGGGATTTTTGAGGCAAGTAAACTTGTGTTGATAAATGTTTCTCCAACACTCCCGGATATACAGGTACTGATTGGTATTTTACtatatgttttgttgtttttcctCTCTCGTTGGGGACTAGCATCATACTTCCATTATGCCTCTGAAAATCAAAATACATTGATATCTATTTAAGCGAATGCAGGCTCATTTTGTCTGTTCATTCTTTTCATTCGTTCTAAAGATATTAAATTATAGTTTATTTCTATCTCTCCACAATTCTCAAGAAGACTTCATCTACTTAAAATTACTGCTTTTCCATCTTAAGTAAGTACTAAGAAGTAAGAACAGCTTCTTAAAGAAGTAATTAACCATCCTACTTTGTAGtctgaaaaaaaaagttaagtgTCATGTCTTTtacttttttccttcttcgtaTGATTACAACTATATCAGATAGCATGGTGTTTGCTACCCAAAGTAAAAAAGTAATAAGTATGGCTCTGTTAGAGCAACTTCAACTGGTAGTTTCCCTATCCTTATGCAAACATTAGTACCCTTTGAAAATGGTTCTCGTGCTGTTGCTGGCTTGCTCCCCCCTCCCTCCCCTTCATTCTCCCCTTCGAGCATGTGCTATGCCCAATCAAAACAACTGAATTTAAAGTCTGTTGTAGTTCCAATAAGGGAAATATGAATTTGACGTGGGTGGCAACGGGTCTGTCTGATGCATCTGCCActcttttttattaattctgTTTTGAAACAGtataaaatttatgttttggcATCTTAATAGGTTCAATCTATAGCATCATTCTGTAGCACATTTTTGGGAACAGCAGTGCGAATTCCTTGTGAGGTGTTAAAGCAGCGGTGTCAGGCTGGCCTTTTTGACAATGTCGGGGAGGCTCTTGTGGGCACTTGGAACCAAGATGGTCTTAAGGGTTTCTTTCGTGGGACTGGTGCCACTCTTTGCCGTGAAGTTCCGTTTTATGTCGCTGGCATGGGGCTGTATGCTGAATCCAAAaaggtaagtattttcatatgGAACCTTCCTTTCTAGGCACAAAATTTATCTTCCTCTCTTATTTACCTTTTGAACGTGCAACTCTAAGATCAGGGTTCTTTAACCTAAACATGAAGCCTGCTGCTCAAATTGCCTAAGTTGCATCCCTAAGATACGAACTAAAAAAGTTACAATTTTCATTTTGGGAGAAGGCAAAGTTTGGCTACAATATGTTCATCTTTTTTATAGAACTACCTAGCAAAACTGGAAAAGgaagattttaaaatttaatatgacTCGACACAACTCATGCCCAAATACAAGTTACCACGGCATTTTGTGGCGATGATGATAGCTAACAGCTGTGCGTTAATGCCATGCGTTCTGGGATTTGGCTTTCGTCTTCTAAAGTGTTGTTCCACTGCTAAATCCTGTTCTTCATatcaacaattaattatttatttttaacatgcTTATCTTGTTTTGAGtgtaattaatatgtatatatataacgGTAATTAGTGTGATAATAATTTTGATATGTTTTCATTAGTTGACTGTTTTTCTGTTTTAGGCTGCCCAGCAATTTTTAGGGCGGGATCTGGAACCTTGGGAAACAATTGCGGTTGGGGCATTATCTGGCGGGTTAGCAGCTGTTGTCACCACACCGTTTGATGTGATGAAAACAAGAATGATGACCGCTCCACCGGGTCGACCTGTGTCAATGTCAATAGTGGCCTTCTCTATACTACGGCACGAGGGACCGCTTGGCTTATTCAAAGGAGCGCTACCCAGGTTTTTTTGGATTGCTCCGTTGGGTGCCATGAACTTTGCAGGCTATGAGCTTGCTAGGAAGGCCATGGACAAAAATGAGGAGCCAAACAGCGAGCAGCTCCAACAAAAGAAGGTGGCCGGTGGCGGATAAGTTCGTTTTTCTTTGAAGTAATGAGATTACTATCAACCGCACCGTCTCCCAGTTGTTTTGAAATTAAAGCAATTATATACTGCCGGAAATTTTCgactttttttttcccacatTTACCGGCAGCATTTGCTTGAAATTTCCATCCGACCTTTTTGCTTCGTGGGTCAGAAATTGTACTTGCCCAGTTCCATAGGTTatgttttgaacttttttggTCTTCCGGCGACGACACTGGAAATGCCGTCGACGTTATTTTGTACTTAATGAATTATACACAGTTTTGTACGCTCTGTGCAGTTTGTACCGTCATTCTCTCTCCGTTTTACATTTAACCAGAATGTCTAAATGTACATGCCATTTTCCATAAGTGATGGTTTTCTTTTATCGCTCTATCTGTTTCCTTTTGTACGGACTAGTATATACTCATGACGAGTGTGTTCGAAAATTCAAGATTACATCAATGTGTGATATACATTGCAGATTGAACTAGTAAATTTTACCCGCACGTTGTTGCGGAAGCGAAAATATAACTATAGActatatttttaacatataaataacCAAAGACTAAGATAAATATTAAGTAGAAAATGGagcaaatatttttacaaagctGTCTAAGTTTATGTAACTTACAGAAAAGACATTGTGAAATGCCTTGTCATTGATATACAAAAATGGCTAGTCAAGTATTCCTCATTGACAGTTACTTGAACATAGAATATCCCATAAGAGCACATTTTCCTTGAAGCAGTC contains the following coding sequences:
- the LOC137734702 gene encoding calcium-dependent mitochondrial ATP-magnesium/phosphate carrier protein 2-like isoform X2, which translates into the protein MVSANDPIESFFNSIQLVKAALSPLELGVRKAAKDFECCWAGHKNKLNAAEFVTQFSGGGNNGKVKIFGGKKKAGDCVMVGEERKKGMLVKVPIKALFGKFSPNSGNGNRPELSNSELREKDCDKEDGSCANCMQFAVTWSVLVNSFVQAFPGPFKLGKKRVQKMSDDDKACSCKKPKVLGNLKQRESKGQNIKMIQNEAVSHEEGKHVSLECLIGFVFDQLTQNLQRFDQGVQESDCKPCDTSSEPPSSSQNDHFRVIMGLFEGRKADVNGFLGNLTFARVGGVPSGVVGVSSSVDEEGDEDVTANNPAESAGNSPQKLASDLLNIPLSNVERLRSTLSTVSFTELIELVPQLGRTSKDYPDKKKLFSVQDFFRYTESEGRRFFEELDRDSDGQVTLEDLEIAIRKRKLPRRYANEFMRRTRRHIFSKSFGWKQFLSLMEQKEPTILRAYTSLCLSKSGTLQKSEVLASLKNAGLPANEDNAVAMMRFLNGDTEGSISYGHFRNFMLLLPSDRLQDDPRSIWFEAATVVAVAPPVEIPAGSVLRSALAGGLACALSTSLMHPVDTIKTQVQASTLTFPEIISKLPQLGVRGLYRGSIPAILGQFSSHGLRTGIFEASKLVLINVSPTLPDIQVQSIASFCSTFLGTAVRIPCEVLKQRCQAGLFDNVGEALVGTWNQDGLKGFFRGTGATLCREVPFYVAGMGLYAESKKAAQQFLGRDLEPWETIAVGALSGGLAAVVTTPFDVMKTRMMTAPPGRPVSMSIVAFSILRHEGPLGLFKGALPRFFWIAPLGAMNFAGYELARKAMDKNEEPNSEQLQQKK
- the LOC137735452 gene encoding mitochondrial import inner membrane translocase subunit TIM14-1-like codes for the protein MLGRAHSFFFPNSQQPKATTSFEKPLNERQTANTQLSHDTFNDMATPLLAGLAVAATALAGRYGIQAWHAFKTRPPKARMRKFYEGGFQPTMTKREAALILGIRESAAADKVKEAHRKVMVANHPDAGGSHYLASKINEAKDVMLGKTKGSGSAF
- the LOC137734702 gene encoding calcium-dependent mitochondrial ATP-magnesium/phosphate carrier protein 2-like isoform X1, which gives rise to MVSANDPIESFFNSIQLVKAALSPLELGVRKAAKDFECCWAGHKNKLNAAEFVTQFSGGGNNGKVKIFGGKKKAGDCVMVGEERKKGMLVKVPIKALFGKFSPNSGNGNRPELSNSELREKDCDKEDGSCANCMQFAVTWSVLVNSFVQAFPGPFKLGKKRVQKMSDDDKACSCKKPKVLGNLKQRESKGQNIKMIQNEAVSHEEGKHVSLECLIGFVFDQLTQNLQRFDQGVQESDCKPCDTSSEPPSSSQNDHFRVIMGLFEGRKADVNGFLGNLTFARVGGVPSGVVGVSSSVDEEGDEDVTANNPAESAGNSPQKLASDLLNIPLSNVERLRSTLSTVSFTELIELVPQLGRTSKDYPDKKKLFSVQDFFRYTESEGRRFFEELDRDSDGQVTLEDLEIAIRKRKLPRRYANEFMRRTRRHIFSKSFGWKQFLSLMEQKEPTILRAYTSLCLSKSGTLQKSEVLASLKNAGLPANEDNAVAMMRFLNGDTEGSISYGHFRNFMLLLPSDRLQDDPRSIWFEAATVVAVAPPVEIPAGSVLRSALAGGLACALSTSLMHPVDTIKTQVQASTLTFPEIISKLPQLGVRGLYRGSIPAILGQFSSHGLRTGIFEASKLVLINVSPTLPDIQVQSIASFCSTFLGTAVRIPCEVLKQRCQAGLFDNVGEALVGTWNQDGLKGFFRGTGATLCREVPFYVAGMGLYAESKKAAQQFLGRDLEPWETIAVGALSGGLAAVVTTPFDVMKTRMMTAPPGRPVSMSIVAFSILRHEGPLGLFKGALPRFFWIAPLGAMNFAGYELARKAMDKNEEPNSEQLQQKKVAGGG